Within Alphaproteobacteria bacterium, the genomic segment ACCGTTCCGCCCCAACTTCCCTCGCCCGTCGCCTTCGAAGGCCCCGACGGCAAGGATGTGACGCTGGACGATTTCAAGGGAAGTTGGGTGATCGTAAATTTCTGGGCCACTTGGTGTTCGCCCTGCGTCGCGGAAATGCCCGCCTTCAAGCGCATGCTGGACGGGCTGGGTGCTGACGCCCCGAAATTCGTCGCCATTTCCATCGACGCCATGGGGCGCGCCGCCGCCGAACCTTTTGCCCAATCCAAGGGTTGGACGCATGTCAAAGCCTATGCCGACCCCAAAAGCGATCTCTACCGCACCTTCCAAAGCCCCGGCATTCCCTTGACCGTGCTGATCGATCCAGAGGGGCGCGAAGTGGCCAGACGCCTGGGACCGGCCAAATGGGACGGCGACTTGGCGACCGGCCAGATCAAGCGGCTGATGGCTGGTGAGAAGTTGTGAATAGCCCTGTCATTCTGCCCCTTTATACCCGCCCGCCCAGGCCGCCGGATGGCAAGCCGCTGCGGGTGGTCAGCGACTATCAGCCAGCTGGCGACCAGCCCAAAGCGATTGCCGACCTGACCGATGGGCTTATGAAGGGCGAACGCGATCAGGTGCTGCTGGGCGTCACCGGCTCGGGCAAGACCTTCACCATGGCCAATGTGATCGCCAACGTGAACCGCCCCACCTTGATCCTGGCTCCCAACAAGACGCTGGCCGCCCAGCTTTACGGCGAGATGAAGGGCTTTTTTCCCGACAATGCGGTCGAGTATTTCGTCTCCTACTACGACTATTACCAGCCCGAAGCCTATATCCCACGCACCGACACCTATATCGAAAAGGATTCGGCGATCAACGAGCAGATCGACCGCATGCGCCATGCAGCCACCCGTTCGCTCTTGGAGCGGCGCGACG encodes:
- a CDS encoding TlpA family protein disulfide reductase translates to MAVAMFLAGIAMAMLLSQGGPEPSQPSTSVSGKPVPTQGEGLAATVPPQLPSPVAFEGPDGKDVTLDDFKGSWVIVNFWATWCSPCVAEMPAFKRMLDGLGADAPKFVAISIDAMGRAAAEPFAQSKGWTHVKAYADPKSDLYRTFQSPGIPLTVLIDPEGREVARRLGPAKWDGDLATGQIKRLMAGEKL